A portion of the Magnolia sinica isolate HGM2019 chromosome 17, MsV1, whole genome shotgun sequence genome contains these proteins:
- the LOC131231401 gene encoding agamous-like MADS-box protein AGL80, giving the protein MPSNRPFQYLLTQYLTSSYLNSPMHFLSIKLRREKHPTRPTRPKAHFLFLDHLAMARKKVKLAWIANDSSRKATFKKRKKGLIKKVRELSTLCGVPACAIIYGPQSSQPLEVWPTSADAVDVIMRFKSLPEMEQSKKMINQEGFLRQRLAKLKEQLKRQEKENREAEARVLMYESLAGKGLHGACMEDLNKLRWLVESKIKSVQERIEVLRRSAVPVKIQAKEESMKREEDVEKLQAFEVVAMEMEALQRQQWFMEVMNSHEPVGYVGGELMGPFGDSNPWLDACFP; this is encoded by the coding sequence ATgccatctaaccgtccattccAATATCTCCTCACCCAATATCTAACATCATCTTATCTCAACTCCCCCATGCATTTTCTCTCTATAAAGCTGAGAAGGGAAAAGCACCCCACAAGACCCACAAGACCCAAagctcattttttgtttttggacCACCTAGCCATGGCACGTAAAAAGGTTAAGCTTGCATGGATTGCCAATGACTCGTCCAGGAAAGCCACCttcaagaagaggaagaaagggtTGATAAAGAAGGTGAGAGAACTGAGCACCTTATGTGGGGTCCCTGCATGTGCAATCATCTACGGACCACAGAGCTCGCAGCCgttggaggtgtggcccacctcggcAGACGCTGTAGATGTCATCATGAGGTTCAAGAGCCTGCCTGAGATGGAACAAAGCAAGAAGATGATTAACCAGGAAGGGTTTCTCAGGCAAAGGTTGGCTAAGCTTAAGGAGCAACTAAAGAGGCAAGAGAAAGAGAATAGGGAAGCTGAAGCAAGGGTCCTGATGTATGAAAGCCTTGCTGGGAAGGGTTTGCATGGTGCATGCATGGAGGATTTGAACAAGTTAAGGTGGTTGGTTGAGTCGAAGATAAAGAGTGTGCAAGAGAGGATAGAAGTCCTTAGGCGATCGGCAGTGCCAGTGAAAATCCAAGCAAAGGAAGAGAGCATGAAGAGAGAGGAAGATGTGGAGAAGCTACAGGCTTTTGAGGTGGTGGCCATGGAGATGGAGGCTCTACAAAGGCAGCAATGGTTCATGGAAGTGATGAACTCACATGAACCAGTGGGGTATGTTGGGGGGGAGTTGATGGGGCCATTCGGTGATAGTAACCCATGGTTGGATGCTTGTTTTCCTTAG